In Clavibacter californiensis, the sequence GAGGCGCACCACGCGCAGGCCCCGGGACGCGTGCTCGACGAGCAGCTCCTCGATGCGGCGCTGCGGCACCGCGTGGTGCCCGGGGGTCTTGCCCACGTCGACGAGGAGGGCTCCGGGGGCGAAGGCGGCCACGTCGTCGGTCGGGCCGAGTCGGTCGTGCAGCACCACGTCGGCCTCCGCGAGGGCCGCGCGGGCCGCGACCGTCATGAGGCCCGGATCCCCGGGGCCGCCGCCCACGAGCGTCACGTGGCCGCGGGGCGTGGGCGCGGTCCCCTCCCGCACCTGGAACCAGACGCGCGCGGCCCGGCAGGCCTCCGCGACGGCGGCGCGGCGGACCGCGTCCCCCTCCACCCACAGCACCAGGTCGGGCAGGTCGGCGCCGTCGAGCGCGGCACCCGCGGCGTGGTCGGGGACGCGCGCCACGTCGGCGCCGTCGGCGCGGAGGGCGGCGGTGAGGCGGCGCGTCGCGGCCGCGCCGCCCACCACGACGACGCGGCGGCCCTGGACATCGAGGTCGAACTGCATGGCTCAGGCCTTCCGGACGGGGATGGAGGGTCCGGACAGCATGACGGACCCGTCGCGCTCCTCCGGGAAGGCAGGCCGTCGCTGGCCGCGCTCCTCGACGCGCGCCATGGCGGGATCCGGCGTCGTCGGAGCGTTCACGAACGACCGGAAGCGCCGGAGCCGGTCGGGGTCGGCGAGCGTCGCCGCCCACTCGTCCTCGTAGCCGTCGATCTGCAGCGCCATCGCCTGCTCCAGCTCCTCCGCGATGCCGAGCGAGTCCTCCACGACCACCTGGTGAACGTGCTCGAGGCCGCCCTCGAGCTCCTCCTGCCAGCGCGCCGTGCGCTGCAGGCGCTCGGCCGTGCGCACGTAGTACATGAGGTAGCGGTCGATGTAGCGGATGAGCGTCGTGTCGTCGAGGTCCTTCGCGAGCAGCTGGGCGTGCACCGGGGTGAAGCCGCCGTTCCCGCCGACGTACAGGTTCCAGCCGGTCTCGGTCGCGATCACGCCGATGTCCTTCGCGCGCGCCTCGGCGCACTCGCGTGCGCATCCGGAGACGCCCATCTTGAACTTGTGCGGGGACCGGACGCCGCGGTACCGCAGCTCCAGGTGCACGGCCATGGCGACCGCGTCCTGCACGCCGTAGCGGCACCACGTCGATCCGACGCAGGACTTCACGTTCCGCAGCGCCTTCCCGTACGCCTGACCGGACTCGAAGCCGGCGTCGACGAGGATGCGCCAGATCTCGGGCAGCTGCTCGAGGCGGGCGCCGAACATGTCGATGCGCTGGCCGCCCGTGATCTTCGTGTAGAGGTCGTACTCCTCGGCGACCTCCGCGATGACCTTCAGCTTCGCCGGCGTGATCTCCCCGCCGGGGATGCGCGGCACGACCGAGTAGCTGCCGTCCTTCTGCATGTTGGCGAGCGCGCGGTCGTTGGTGTCCTGGAGCGGCCCCTGGCCGGCGTCGAGGATGTAGCCCTTCGTCTGCGTGGCGAGCACGGACGCCACGACGGGCTTGCACACGTCGCAGCCGAGGCCAGCGCCCAGGCGCTCGAACACCTGGGCGGCGGAGGTGAGGCCGAGGATCCGGACGGTCTCGAACAGCTCGCTGCGGCTGACGGCGAAGTGCTCGCAGAGCGCGCGCGACACCTCGACCCCGGCGGCCTCGAGCTCCGTGTCGAGGATCTTCTTCACGAGCGGCACGCACGACCCGCACTGCGTGCCCGCGCGGCTGCAGGCCTTCAGCTCCGCGAGGTCGGTGCAGCCGGGCGTGCCGTCCGCGCCGCGGACCGCGTGACGGACGTCGCCCGCGCTCACGTCGTTGCAGGAGCACACCTGCACGTCGTCGGGGAGGTCGGTGGCGGCCGGCGGCTCGGCGCCTGCGGCCGAGAGGTAGGCGCCCGGCTCCCCGCCGAGCTCGCGTCCGAGCAGGGGGCGGAGCGCGCTGTAGGGGGCGGCGTCGCCCACGAAGACGCCGCCGAGGAGGGTGCGCGCGTCGTCGCTCATCACGATCTTCTGGTAGAGCCCGCGGGCGGGATCCGCGTAGACGACCTCGAGCGCCCCCGGCGAGCGGCCCATGGCGTCGCCGAACGACGCGACCTCGACGCCGGAGAGCTTGAGCTTCGTGGCGTCGTCGATGCCGGGGAACAGGGCATCGCCGCCGGTGATCCGGTCGGCCACCGTCTCGGCCATGGCGTTGGCGGGCGCCACGAGGCCCACGCACACGCCGTCGACCGCGGCGACCTCCCCGATCGCCCACACGTGAGGGGCGGAGGTGCGGCACGCCGCGTCGA encodes:
- the cobA gene encoding uroporphyrinogen-III C-methyltransferase, which translates into the protein MQFDLDVQGRRVVVVGGAAATRRLTAALRADGADVARVPDHAAGAALDGADLPDLVLWVEGDAVRRAAVAEACRAARVWFQVREGTAPTPRGHVTLVGGGPGDPGLMTVAARAALAEADVVLHDRLGPTDDVAAFAPGALLVDVGKTPGHHAVPQRRIEELLVEHASRGLRVVRLKGGDPFVFGRGGEEVIACRAAGVPVTVVPGVTSAVSVPAAAGIPVTHREVSRAFTVVSGHVPFGEDELSHLVGLGGTLVVLMGVNTLPHLMAGLQRHGMRADMPLAIVERGYAIDQRTTVTTVSGVAGLLGTVAPRSPAVIVVGEVVRVPGWAEEAAAAGHAPWEDDRRARATP
- the nirB gene encoding nitrite reductase large subunit NirB, with the translated sequence MSASGATPSDPHAAPTTVAASPTPVAASAIPTGTAPAPGPSTPTTAPDGVRRVVIVGGGPAAHRLAESLASRVDAGSPRLRITVVGDEPHLPYDRVQLSKRLHGEVDLTLGAPAFWDHAVLDCRPGRLATRVDPVARTVLLDDGAVLAYDELVLATGSAASVPPIEGAAAGRVYRTLADVADLVSEVAAFRERHGRPANVVTVGGGLLGLEAAGGVHALGARSAVVHSGRWLMSSQLDEGAGQALGRIIHGQGIELHLGVRPTAILTTPTGRVTGMTLTDGRTVHADVVVFSIGITPRDELARDAGIELGPRGGVAIDAACRTSAPHVWAIGEVAAVDGVCVGLVAPANAMAETVADRITGGDALFPGIDDATKLKLSGVEVASFGDAMGRSPGALEVVYADPARGLYQKIVMSDDARTLLGGVFVGDAAPYSALRPLLGRELGGEPGAYLSAAGAEPPAATDLPDDVQVCSCNDVSAGDVRHAVRGADGTPGCTDLAELKACSRAGTQCGSCVPLVKKILDTELEAAGVEVSRALCEHFAVSRSELFETVRILGLTSAAQVFERLGAGLGCDVCKPVVASVLATQTKGYILDAGQGPLQDTNDRALANMQKDGSYSVVPRIPGGEITPAKLKVIAEVAEEYDLYTKITGGQRIDMFGARLEQLPEIWRILVDAGFESGQAYGKALRNVKSCVGSTWCRYGVQDAVAMAVHLELRYRGVRSPHKFKMGVSGCARECAEARAKDIGVIATETGWNLYVGGNGGFTPVHAQLLAKDLDDTTLIRYIDRYLMYYVRTAERLQRTARWQEELEGGLEHVHQVVVEDSLGIAEELEQAMALQIDGYEDEWAATLADPDRLRRFRSFVNAPTTPDPAMARVEERGQRRPAFPEERDGSVMLSGPSIPVRKA